One segment of Schistocerca nitens isolate TAMUIC-IGC-003100 chromosome 3, iqSchNite1.1, whole genome shotgun sequence DNA contains the following:
- the LOC126249692 gene encoding adenosine 5'-monophosphoramidase HINT1 produces the protein MAGEVESARQATPGGDTIFGKILRKEIPCNFIYEDDQCVAFQDINPQAPTHFLVIPRKPIQRLSESSDSDEQLLGHLMSTAAKVAKQQGLKNGFRLVVNDGPDGCQSVYHLHIHILGGRQMGWPPG, from the exons ATGGCTGGAGAAGTGGAAAGCGCTAGACAGGCAACACCTGGTGGCGACACTATTTTTGGCAAAATattaaggaaagaaattccgtGTAATTTCATTTATGAAGATGACCAG TGTGTTGCCTTTCAGGATATTAATCCACAGGCACCTACTCACTTTCTAGTTATTCCACGTAAACCAATACAAAGGCTTTCCGAATCAAGTGATAGTGATGAACAG ttgctcggccacctcatGAGCACTGCAGCAAAGGTAGCCAAGCAGCAGGGACTGAAAAATGGCTTTAGGCTAGTGGTGAATGATGGACCAGATGGATGTCAGTCAGTTTACCACCTGCATATACATATTCTTGGAGGTCGCCAGATGGGATGGCCACCAGGTTAA